In the genome of Sebastes umbrosus isolate fSebUmb1 chromosome 14, fSebUmb1.pri, whole genome shotgun sequence, one region contains:
- the LOC119501405 gene encoding E3 ubiquitin-protein ligase RBBP6-like isoform X5, producing MTHVHYKFSSKLSYDTVVVDGPRITLRDLKRQIMGREKLRAADCDLQITNAQSKEEYKDDEGSIPKGSSVIVRRIPIIGAKSSSSKTRNIERSDGQSHHAFGAFKAMEDQNSSRALPFFSKMTNLADVDGSEEDKIKVMMNQSYDTMNYNKKFGTVLPANYTCYRCGNTGHHIRNCPTSGQDKSFEAPLRIKKSTGIPRSFMVEVDDPSIKGAMLTNCGRYAIPSIDIAAYAIGKKERPPFLPHEQPKSEDEEDPIHEELLCLICHDLLSDAVVIPCCGNSYCDDCIRTALLDSEEHVCPTCSQSDVSPDTLIGNKFLRQAVETFKKERGHTKSLRKVGGTSQSQNPTPTPSPVPTPPPLAVQSQPQKLQLPTHSQQDPLLYRSPAADTTPSSQVCGAPPTATGPASAPNTQVCGAPPTATGPASAPNTPSTSLQPVQSLLEIPDREAEEKTWDDSAAAATPSVPVSPKDPTDAPSQLIPLVKLTPMVEQPQTVSVNLQQPSAGPASRPSVPSKSWDSSSSSSGCPTGGWNESNTQQLPPSVSSYTTPPPPLFPSPHFHSFLAAQQPLGIYPPGYPPTTPVWTLPNLQGAPIPSLCPSTPSLCPSTSSLFPSTPIPALIPKEWYRHQRKKKERSPHRGSSHRSSSTRSNSKSSKTKSSRSYSRSSSRSRSRSRSRSQGRSRPHSPYSSQRDPHTRSHSSRSYIYGYKRSPTPSSSSSPRVAYHSRPRSPSDHRKNSHHSRHHSKKSASSSSSSRKRGEHHQREAGGSGGSLASYPYAQHANQSLSLEQDRERYLQYKEWCDKYFSSYVGHLHQLPVPLLSLPPPPQWLDREGSRNPANSNSHNQLQGRRAARMGGRSPPSQSSSDSRSPPSHSTRDSRSTPSQSSRDSRSTPSQSSSDSRSSPSHSSNDSRSPPSQSSSDGRSTPSEAGAQPRAYRQKCTEKYSRLPVTLTKDNKEVELQEGSKDDKQPITKNLENLSTLKRTQKSIKKHKEGREEESSSPDAADSTDDCRKDKRRHNTGPNICKDGTPARDKATASNALESVQPLAKPDKSLDKDYKRKSREERNMEIEKERRRSKHSDSRRDVGRQRKEKPSREAHKVGADRHPRGSRASDSRSEKSRKRKSEDIERSSVKAESSKCLKTNTTENPKSHKSESPNPFDRKKPQTEKKKESKTWPLTETDIWEGGIKVKPQKKISININLEGNRKEEKTESVTGQTKEEIEKAGDGEEEKLNSGETEIEANEKKESSRDVDEEKIKADEGEARQKWEKATFRDDKEGEMLETISVEKKDLGEKNEDFDLCLSALRGVEKESKNRWDERDGMEASKRDEVTHDKKRSARGGKEGQSMGELVVGTQKERAEGENICKEDRRNPLGESKPKEELMEGVKWRVRKEEDTMESQRSRNESQHDRSNTTVDDGSSYDDRQERKTLVKTLEEYTQERATDREDNLVLVQVRP from the exons ATGGAGGACCAGAATTCTTCCAGAGCCTTACCCTTTTTCTCCAAG atGACTAACCTGGCAGATGTGGACGGGTCAGAGGAGGATAAGATCAAAGTTATGATGAATCAGTCCTACGACACCATGAA ttATAACAAGAAGTTTGGTACTGTACTTCCTGCGAACTACACCTGTTATCGCTGTGGAAATACTGGACACCACATCAGGAACTGTCCCACCAGCGGG cagGATAAATCCTTCGAGGCCCCTCTGAGAATAAAGAAAAGCACAGGCATCCCTCGCTCCTTCATGGTGGAGGTGGACGATCCCAGCATAAAGGGGGCCATGCTGACCAACTGTGGACGTTATGCCATTCCTTCCATAGACAT TGCGGCGTACGCCATCGGCAAGAAGGAGAGGCCTCCGTTCCTTCCACATGAGCAGCCCAAGTCAGAAGATGAGGAGGATCCCATACATGAGGAACTCCTCTGTCTCATCTGCCATGACCTGCTGAGTGACGCTGTGGTCATACCCTGCTGTGGAAACAGCTACTGTGATGACT GTATTCGCACCGCTTTACTGGATTCAGAGGAACACGTCTGCCCCACTTGTAGCCAATCGGACGTCTCACCTGATACCTTGATAGGCAATAAATTTCTCCGACAG GCTGTTGAAACttttaagaaagaaagaggcCACACTAAAAGTCTGAGAAAAGTGGGTGGTACCTCCCAATCCCAAAATCCAACCCCGACACCGAGCCCTgtccccaccccaccccctctcGCCGTGCAGAGCCAACCCCAGAAACTGCAGCTGCCGACCCACAGCCAGCAG GACCCTCTCCTGTACCGCTCACCGGCTGCAGACACAACACCATCGTCTCAGGTGTGCGGGGCTCCGCCCACAGCAACAGGCCCCGCCTCTGCTCCCAACACGCAGGTGTGCGGGGCTCCGCCCACAGCAACAGGCCCCGCCTCTGCTCCCAACACGCCGAGCACATCCCTCCAGCCTGTTCAAAGCCTCCTGGAGATACCTGACAG AGAGGCTGAAGAAAAGACGTGGGATGACTCAGCGGCTGCTGCCACCCCGTCTGTACCGGTTTCACCCAAAGACCCCACTGATGCTCCATCACAGCTGATACCACTG GTGAAGCTGACTCCAATGGTAGAGCAGCCCCAGACAGTCAGTGTGAATCTACAGCAGCCCTCCGCAG GTCCAGCCTCAAGACCCTCTGTGCCATCAAAGAGCTGGGATAG ctcctcttcctcttcaggtTGTCCCACTGGAGGCTGGAATGAATCCAACACCCAGCAGcttcctccctccgtctcttcATATACAACTCCTCCTCCACCGCTCTTTCCCTCCCCCCACTTCCACTCATTCCTCGCCGCTCAGCAACCTCTCGGCATTTATCCCCCTGGATACCCACCTACCACGCCCGTCTGGACTCTCCCAAACCTCCAGGGTGCCCCCATCCCTTCCCTGTGCCCCTCCACCCCTTCCCTGTGCCCCTCCACCTCTTCCCTGTTCCCCTCCACCCCCATCCCTGCTCTCATCCCCAAGGAGTGGTACAGGcatcagagaaagaaaaaggagag GTCACCTCACAGAGGATCTTCCCACAGAAGCTCCTCCACTCGTTCTAATTCAAAGTCTTCTAAGACCAAGTCTTCTCGCTCCTACTCTCGCTCCTCAAGCAGGTCCaggtcccggtcccggtccaGGTCCCAAGGCAGATCAAG gcctCACTCACCTTACTCCAGCCAAAGAGACCCCCACACCCGCTCTCATTCCTCCCGCTCCTATATCTACGGTTACAAACGTTCCCCCACACCGTCCTCCTCATCTTCACCTCGAGTGGCTTACCATTCCAGGCCCAGGTCACCGTCGGATCACCGCAAAAATAGCCATCACAGTCGGCACCACAGCAAGAAATCAGCTTCgagcagctccagctccaggaAGCGAGGAGAACATCACCAGAGGGAAGCGGGAGGCTCGGGGGGGAGTTTAGCGAGTTACCCGTATGCTCAGCACGCAAATCAAAGCCTCAGCCTGGAGCAGGACAGAGAGCGCTACCTGCAGTACAAAGAGTGGTGTGATAAATATTTCAGCAGCTACGTCGGCCACTTACACCAGCTGCCTGTCCCCCTCCtcagtcttcctcctcctcctcagtggtTGGACAGAGAAGGAAGCAGAAATCCTGCTAACTCTAACTCTCACAACCAACTCCAAGGTCGACGCGCCGCCCGGATGGGCGGCCGCTCCCCTCCGTCGCAGTCATCCAGCGACAGCCGCTCCCCTCCGTCTCACTCTACACGTGACAGCCGCTCCACGCCATCTCAGTCTTCACGTGACAGCCGTTCCACGCCCTCTCAGTCATCCAGCGACAGCCGCTCCTCTCCATCTCATTCGTCCAACGACAGCCGTTCCCCTCCCTCTCAGTCGTCCAGCGACGGACGCTCCACGCCATCAGAAGCCGGAGCTCAGCCGAGGGCGTATCGGCAGAAGTGCACAGAGAAGTACAGCCGCCTGCCAGTCACACTTACAAAGGACAACAAGGAAGTGGAACTGCAAGAAGGAAGTAAAGATGACAAGCAGCCGATCACGAAGAATTTGGAGAACCTCAGCACCTTAAAGCGTACGCAAAAGAGCATAAAGAAACACAAggaaggaagagaagaggagtcATCATCCCCTGATGCTGCAGACTCAACAGATGACTGCAGGAAGGACAAGAGGAGGCACAACACCGGACCGAATATCTGCAAGGATGGCACACCAGCACGGGACAAAGCAACTGCTAGTAATGCCTTAGAATCAGTCCAACCACTCGCAAAACCAGATAAAAGTTTGGATAAAGActataaaagaaaaagcagagaaGAACGAAATATGGAAATAGAGAAAGAACGGAGAAGAAGCAAACATTCAGACTCCAGGCGGGATGTGGGGAGACAGCGCAAAGAAAAGCCCAGTAGAGAGGCACACAAGGTGGGTGCAGACAGACACCCTCGAGGCAGCAGAGCTTCTGACTCCAGATCAGAGAAGAGtcgaaaaagaaaaagtgaggaCATCGAGAGAAGTTCTGTGAAGGCTGAGAGCAGCAAATGCCTGAAAACGAACACAACAGAGAACCCCAAAAGCCACAAGAGTGAATCCCCGAATCCATTTGACAGAAAGAAGCCACAAACggagaagaaaaaggagagtAAAACATGGCCtctgacagagacagacatcTGGGAGGGAGGGATAAAGGtgaaaccacagaagaagataAGCATCAACATAAACCTGGAAGGAAACAGGAAGGAAGAGAAAACGGAGAGTGTCACAGGACAAACAAAGGAAGAAATTGAGAAAGCtggtgatggagaggaggagaagttaAACAGCGGAGAGACAGAAATTGAAGCCAATGAAAAGAAGGAATCCAGCAGAGACGTGGacgaagaaaaaataaaagcgGATGAAGGAGAGGCAAGACAGAAATGGGAGAAAGCTACCTTCAGAGATGATAAGGAGGGAGAGATGTTGGAGACAATTTCAGTAGAGAAAAAAGACCTTGGAGAGAAGAACGAGGACTTTGACTTATGTCTTAGTGCCCTCAGAGGAGTGGAGAAGGAGAGTAAAAATCGGTGGGATGAAAGAGACGGGATGGAGGCCAGCAAAAGAGATGAGGTGACACATGACAAGAAGAGGAGCGCGaggggaggaaaggaaggaCAATCGATGGGAGAGTTAGTCGTAGGTACCCAGAAGGAGAGGGCAGAGGGAGAAAACATATGCAAAGAAGACAGAAGAAACCCACTGGGGGAGTCAAAGCCAAAGGAGGAGCTGATGGAGGGAGTGAAGTGGAGGGTGAGGAAAGAAGAAGACACGATGGAGTCACAGAGGAGCAGAAACGAGAGCCAACACGACAGATCAAACACCACGGTGGACGATGGCAG caGCTACGACGATCGTCAGGAGAGAAAGACATTGGTGAAAACTCTGGAGGAATACACCCAGGAGAGAGCTACAGACCGAGAGGACAATCTCGTACTCGTACAGGTGCGTCCGTGA